TTATCACAAGACAAAGGAGTTAATTGTCGGATAGTACCTCACAGAGCTGCACAGCAGTTATGTCTCTCCTTCCTTGTTGATACCAAATGACAAAAGCCAAGTAATAAGGGTTGTTGCTGCTCTCATCTATCTTGATTGTTATGTTTTTATCTGGGAAGCTGCATGCAACACTGGAGAGAGATAGAAAGATAAAAGCCTcagttaagtaaaaaaaaaaaaaaggcaaatatTGCATGTAACACCTTATTGTTATATGAtgagagttttttttatgttaccGTCTATATTCAATATCAACCACACCAAGGGCTAATAGAGAAGCAGCTGCATCAGTGGTTTGAGCCATCCGGCTAAAGGCATGTTTGCTAAGAATGAAATCAGTGTTATCACTTGAACCTTGGTCGGTTATAACTGCATTTACACCATTTTCTGAGCAATAGGCACTGTTGGTACACCTCACCTATTGATTATTGATCAAATTCCATAGTACAACGTAGCGAGATAATATCAGTTTCAAACTCTTTCGAGAAATATCAAAAAATTTCAGCCAATGAGAACAAATCTGTTTAAAGGAGTGGGCTAAAACATGGTGgggttagaaaaaaaattgggttAGAGATCCACCAATAGGTGGGTAGCCTTAACCGGATGTGTTAACAGGAAAGCCCGAAGGCTGTTCCCATCCCTGTCAGGGGAGATGCCAACCATCTCTCCTTTTCACGAACACATCTATCTGTGGCTGAATAATGTTTATAAAGAGTAAACTTTTTCTAATATTATACGATGTGGGACTAATTACGGGGGAGGTTCAAATGGTTTCCTTCTCATGAAAATTAACTTGCATATAAGTTTACGGCTTATGACCACAATGCATGGCTAGgcacaacataaatattttatagaatTAATTCTCTTCAAACGTAATGTAGTAATGGTAGTAGCTAGCTTAATAAGCAGTTGAGTACTCACCTGGTAACAGGCACCACAGCCAACACCATTTCGATAAAGAGAAGATGCAGCTGAGACATCTCCACCATTGACTGTAGCCCCAAAGGAACCAAACCCACATGCACCTACTGCAATGAATTCAACAAGAAAATTGAGACAACAGTTTTAATTAGTTTACTTTTTTCAATATCGTCTTATCAGTTTAACTTCTTACCATCCGTTCCGTGTTCTTCAGAATTTGGATAATATGCTGCCCGAGAATGAATGAAACAATCAGTGCATGAAGTATCCGCCAGAGTTTGCATGAAAATTAAGGTGATAGCAAAAAGACGACAGAAAAGATAAAGCGCCATATGTGTAAAAGGGGAAGATATATGGTGAGTAAGGACACTTAGGTGATGCATGGAACGAATCACATTTCTACTATTTATAGAGAATTTGGTCAATTTACCAACTTTGACAAGCAttacaaaaacaagaaaatattcaCATGCTGAAATCTGAATGAGAAATGTAATTGTTTCTCAGCTACCCGCTTAATTAGACTACCAAGACACATACTTGAGTATATGATGCTAAAAACCACTTTCTGACCTTTCTAAACTGCaatactttctgtttttttatatgATCTATTGATATTTTTAGTTGACAAAATAGAAATGATATTTCCACATAGGTGAAATCCTGGTATGGACTCAATTCCCCTAAGCAGATAAGCTTTCTGGTggcttatttttaaatttgagaggAAAATACTTTAAACAACTCTAATGCTATTCAAATGGCATTAGTCAAAGCTAGAGTCGTTTGAATGTGAGAGCCAGTTGACCTTTGAACACCTAACAGCTAGGTAAAAACCAAAGACTCAATTGTTCAGAATTTGAGAATATATGTAATAATAGGAGAAAAGTTAGGCCCTTCTGCACTTTGATATaataactctacccttcatgtAGGCATCTTCTAGTGTTCCCACTTGGCCATGAAGCCATCACATAATGTTGAAAGAGCATGATcaataatatcaaatttagGTAATTTGCTTCAAGGTACATATCATAGGATTTAACTCCTCTCCATATCATAGCTAGGGGGACAGAATgcagaaggaggaggaggaggaggagactCCCTTGGAAGGACAAGAAAACGACATTGCTGAGGTTCCTCTCCATGTTTCTATATAGCACCTTGTAATTTGCTTGGTTCCGTTAATTTTTctgttatgaattgattttcataCACTGGgataacatttaattattatctaatatatatacattttagtTAGTtgcacccaaaaaaaataattctagcTATTCCCAGTGTACGAAGAAAGCCttcctataatatatatatatacacaaacaTTTAAGCATCTCGACGTTTAAAAAGATTGGAATGAGAAATTTCTTGATCCACATCGACCATGACATGGAATCCACTTTGAGGCTTTGGAATTGGACCTATGATCAatttaagattattattattgttttttggtCATGGATCAATTTAAGCAGTCAGAATAATTCGACTTGCATTATGCATAGTTCAAGTTCTTATGGTTAGGGCTGTGGCTGCCCACTGGAAAACTGGCCTATCCCATTTCCATGCGGATTTAACCCTAACGAGTCCATACCATTGATACCAAATCATTGCACGGAACTCCTAAAACGGGCTTTGCTTCGGCTTGCgttttgattctttttctttctttctttctacttTTGTTTTACACGGAACGGGCTAAAGTTCAAGCAAAagtaattatttgttatttgtctatgttaaaaataataataaatctagtgatttttaaaagacaataattgaaattcataatATTAACGGCGTCGACCCTATCGATGAAGGActaaattgatatattttaaaaaaattgagaaataaattaacatgctttttattgaatcaaatcaaatcaatctttATTGTTTATGTTTTGAAATCCAACCAAGATGCAAAACTTGTActaatacttatttattttatatgtataccACTTGACATATATAGTTATTTGTAAtattatgtatattattttctttttcaaatgacttcttgacaatttttttattataaaaggtttaacttattattttctttttcaaatgacTTCTTGacaattctcttaaaaaaattaatcatttggatttaatttttatgtacttTCGAcgtaaaaacatatatattattaagcaataaaaataaacgatataaattttaaaataattattataaaatttaataaacatattatatataataatttataattagatgataTAAAGtacataagttattttttaaaaacgttAACAAGCTTATgtgaatttataattgaataaaactggattattttctcaattttctaatatcagttttatattttaattttaattttaaatttgattccaATAATAAGGTTTGCATCCTTATAAGTtaatagttttcttttactgatttagttttaattgtttttattaactCTTACAATTTTTATTCGTTAAGGTGGAGCACATGGCATATCCGCCATGTACTTTCTTTATGCTTTTTTGGCAGATTCCATTACATTAACATTAACATGCTCAACTGACTCTTCCCTTTCTCCGTTTCCTctgttctttctctctctctctctctgtacaCACCACATCTTTCAGTTTCACTAACAATGACGGTTTCTTCTGAGAATTGCGTCTCTAGGTatgtattcatttttattttattgcaatacCCAGagcaatttcaaattttcaaggacATTGTGTTGTGTTTTGTGTTTCCTTTACACGTATGTGTGCGATGATTGCTAAAAGTTCCCCATTTTCTATGTCCTTGTGTGTCAGAAAcctttttgtttattgaatcaCTTATCATTCTGTCATGAGTAATTGTTATTCATAGTTGTACTTTCCATATATTCTTCAGGTTTGTTCTGTTGTAATAGTATTTCACATGCACATGGATCAATCCTTTCTTGGTGAATGGATGGATTTGTGATTCATTTTTTCTAGTTTAGATCAATATCATATAATAGAACAAAGGGGAGAGGAGGAGGAGGTTGGATTTTGCACCCAAAAATTAGGTATATCCTGTTTGATTTACCCCCTTTTTCTCGTCTTGGAAATTAAAACAAGAGCCCTTTTTTACGATTGTTCATAATTTTGAACCTCAagaaaaaacctaaaaaaaaataaggaaaaaagcATGAATCTTGGATTTATCATATACCGTAGGTGGTAAGTGGCAACTATTAGCTAAGattctcttataatattaagtGGTGCTAAGGTACTTCACTGCCCCAATTCCCTGCATGGTAGGCGCAAAAAGTTCATTGATGTTAGGATCTGGCAAACTAGGGAATAATGCATCGTGTGTGATACGTCAAATTCTTTGTCATAATTCTCACAATTACTGGCTTCTTGTTTAACTGATTAGCCGCAGAGGGGCTGGCATACATATGCATGCGATATGGTTTGCATTGTTAGACATAAAAACTGTTATGTGCCTTCGCCCAAcagtttatgattttaaaacaGTTAGCTTATGGCAAGGTATTTAAGCCTCTACAATGACATCTTAGTCCAGAAATCGATCCTTGTTATCTTCATTCTTATAAATAGAAGTTAAATTTCAGGATAAGGGAAGGTACTTCTGTGTATTATCTATGTTTTAAATCAAAAGGACTCTTGCAGGGACACGTTACTTAGATATATAAACCATGTATGCAATGGCTTATGCTTTTGGTATAGTTGGCTACTTTGTTCTTGATGTGCTTCGTGATAGAAATTTTAGTATATAGGCATATCTTACTTTATCATTTGCTGTACAGCTTGTACTTGTCACTCATTACTTTTTTGTTGTGTCAGCAGCCAGAGTTCTCTCACTAGACTTGCTCCACTTGAAGCAGTGCTCTTTGATATAGATGGAACTCTTTGTGATTCTGATCCACTCCATTACTATGCCTTCCGCGAAATGCTTCTAGAGGTAGTGTGTCTTTTCTTAGTAGGAAAGTTTTAACGCaacatattgaaaaataaatacatttttttgttgCAATATTCCTTTTATAGTATTTATAAATCACCAATTTACCACAACTAAGCACATGAtcaacagctattaaaaaactaatagtAGT
The nucleotide sequence above comes from Glycine soja cultivar W05 chromosome 11, ASM419377v2, whole genome shotgun sequence. Encoded proteins:
- the LOC114373430 gene encoding expansin-like B1; amino-acid sequence: MHHLSVLTHHISSPFTHMALYLFCRLFAITLIFMQTLADTSCTDCFIHSRAAYYPNSEEHGTDVGACGFGSFGATVNGGDVSAASSLYRNGVGCGACYQVRCTNSAYCSENGVNAVITDQGSSDNTDFILSKHAFSRMAQTTDAAASLLALGVVDIEYRRVACSFPDKNITIKIDESSNNPYYLAFVIWYQQGRRDITAVQLCETQNFVCKLLDRSHGAVWTTTSPPRGPLSLRMLFSDEEEEEETWLVPVNNIPGDWKAGETYDSGIQVNQ